CGCGCAGGACAGGATCTGCTCGTCCGGCTTGATCGTCTCGTGATTGACGCCATGGACGACATTGGGGACGTCGCCCTTGCCCGGCGCGGTCAGGACGACCTTGTCGATGCCGGGGCGGAGGTGCTTCGACAGGCCCTCGCGGTCGCGCCACTTGCCCGTGTTGTCGACGAGGATCGCGGCCTTGATGCCGTACGCCGTGTAGTCGACCTCGGACGGGTCGTTGGCGTAGATCACCTTGATCTCGTTGCCGTTGGCGATGATCGTGCTGTTCGCCTCGTCGACGGTGATCGTGCCCTGGAACTGCCCGTGGATGGAGTCGCGGCGCAGCAGCGAGGCGCGCTTGACGATGTCCTGCTCGCCGCCCTGGCGGACGACGATGGCGCGCAGCCGCAGGCCGTTGCCGGAACCGGCCTTCTCGATGAGCAGGCGGGCGACGAGGCGGCCGATGCGGCCGAACCCGTAGAGGACGACATCGCGCGGCTCGCGGCGCTCGATCTTGTCGGCACCGGTGGCGCCGGCGACGGCCTCGGCGGTGAACTCCTCCACCGACAGACCGCGGTCGTCGGTCCGGTAGGACTCGGCGAGCAGGGCGATGTCGATCTGGGAAGGGCCGAGATCGAGCGTGGTGAGAGCCTGCAGGAACGGCAGCGTCTCGGTGACCGAGAGTTCCTCACCGGCGATCTGCCGGGCGAACCGGTGGGTCTTGAGGATGCTGACCACCGACTTGTTCACCAAGGAGCGGCTGTGCAGCAGGACCGTGATGTCCCGCTCCCGGTGCAGCTTCCCGATGATCGGGATCATCGACTCCGCGATCTCCTCGCGGTTCTTCCAGTTGGTGAACGAGTCGTCATTGACAGTCACAGGCTTATCTTTCGAGCTAGGCGGTGCTCATATGCTAGCTCCCCGGTGCTTTGATCATTCAATCGGTGTCGCCTGAGGGGGGTGTCGTGGCCGGGCTCGTGGTCGCGGCAGCACGGTGAAGGGGGGTGCTGAGTGGAATGGTGGTGTCGTCTTTGTGGTGTATTGGGTGCATTCGTACTGGCGGCGGGTTGCGTGGCGGGAGCGCTGCGTCAACGCCGTGACTGTGACTGTGACCGCTACCGCCACCGCGACTGTGACCGTCACCACCACCGTCGATCCATCATCACCGCCGCGATCGTCACCACTGAGACCGGGCACCCGTCGCCGTTCTCACCTGATGGGACACCGGGCGGTTTCTCTAAGGGCTCGATAATCCAGCGATAAACGGACCTCCTAGCGTCGTGTCCGCCAAGCGTGAAACCACCGACGCTTTCACGCCGCGCCTGACGTCCGGCCGGAAGCTCCGAGCAGGACCGCGTCAGGGCCGCGGAAGGCCAACGGGCGCACGGCCCAGGTTCACAGCCAGTGCCAGTGCCAGTGCCATTGCCAACGCCAGTGCCATTGCCGGTTCCGGGTCCAGGTGCAGATGCAGGTCCATTTCCAAGCGCAGGTGCAGGCGCCGGTGCCGGTGCCGGCGCCTGCACCGGACGCATTCAGAAGGAGAACGGAAATGCCGAACTCAGGCATAGCCGAAGACGCGGCCGAAGGCGTGGCCGAACGCTGTTTCCGCATGCGGCCGGGGGGCCTGGGCGGCCCGGGTCGGCGGGTGGGCTCCGTATGAGCGGGCGGGTGCAGGCTGCTGAGGCGGCCACGGTCGCAGGGCAGGTGCCGGAGGGCGGGAATGTCGCGTCGGTTCGGCTGCTGCGGCTGCTGGAGGAGGGCGGAGCTCGTTTCGACCTGTTGGAGCATCCGCCCGAGGGGCAGACCGTGCGGGCCAGTGCGCTGCGCGGGCATCCGCTCGCGGCAGCGGCCAAGTGCATGATCGTCACCGTGTCCGGCGGGGTGAGCGGGGAACGGCAGGTGCTCGCGGTGGTCCCCGGAGACCGGCGGGTGGATCTGGACGGGGTTGCCCGGGAGTGCGGCGGGCGGCGAGCCCGGCTTGCGGACCGGGCGCTGGCCGAGCGGCTGTCGGGCTGTGTGAGCGGGAGCATCATCCCGTTCTCGTTCCACGACGATCTGTCGGTGCTGGCCGATCCCGGGCTGTTCGAGCAGCCCACGCTGTACTTCAACGCCGCACGCCTGGACTTGTCCGTTGCCCTGGCCGCCGCGGACTACCGCGCACTGGCGAAACCCCTGGTGGTACGCATCGCCTCCTGAGGCCACCCTCAACCGCCGACCGATGACCGCCGACCGATGACCGCTGACCGATGACTGCCGACTGCCGACCGATGACCGCCGACTGACGACCCTCGACTGCCGACTGCCGACTGCCGACTGCCGACTGCCGACTGCCGACTGCCGACTGCCGACTGCCGACTGCCGACTGCCGACTGCCGACTGCCGACTGCCGACTGCCGACTGCCGACTGCCGACTGCCGACTGCCGACTGACGACCCTCGACTGCCGACCGCGACCACCGACCGTGCGCGCGCGGCGGTAGCAAGGACGGCGTGGGTGGCCCGGCCCGGCCCCCACTCGTCGTTGAGGGGGCGTCTCCCCCCAGCACGCCCCTGCCCCCGTACCCAGGGGCGACGACCGAGTAAGTGAAGGTGACGGTGCCTCCGTTGCCCTCGAACCGGAAGCGCCCGCGCCGTGGACCATCCCCCCCGCGGCGCGCGGCGTTTCCCTCTGCCTGCACACCGGAAGGAACTGACCTCCATGACCGTCATGACCGTGCTGGACGACATTATCGGCGGCGTACGTGAAGACCTGGCGGCGCGGCAACGCAAGCTCCCTGAGGGGGAGTTGCGCGACCGTGTGGCGGATGTGCCGCCCGCGCTGGATGCCGCCGCCGTGCTGCGTTCGGCCGACGGGGTGCAGGTCATCGCCGAGGTCAAGCGGGCCAGCCCGTCCAAGGGGCCGCTGGCCGATATCGCCGATCCGGCGGAGCTGGCCCGGGTCTACGAGGGGTCCGGTGCCGCGGCCGTCAGTGTGCTCACCGAGCAGCGACGGTTCCACGGTTCGCTCGCCGACCTCGACGCCGT
This Streptomyces decoyicus DNA region includes the following protein-coding sequences:
- a CDS encoding YbaK/EbsC family protein → MSGRVQAAEAATVAGQVPEGGNVASVRLLRLLEEGGARFDLLEHPPEGQTVRASALRGHPLAAAAKCMIVTVSGGVSGERQVLAVVPGDRRVDLDGVARECGGRRARLADRALAERLSGCVSGSIIPFSFHDDLSVLADPGLFEQPTLYFNAARLDLSVALAAADYRALAKPLVVRIAS
- a CDS encoding glyceraldehyde-3-phosphate dehydrogenase, producing MTVNDDSFTNWKNREEIAESMIPIIGKLHRERDITVLLHSRSLVNKSVVSILKTHRFARQIAGEELSVTETLPFLQALTTLDLGPSQIDIALLAESYRTDDRGLSVEEFTAEAVAGATGADKIERREPRDVVLYGFGRIGRLVARLLIEKAGSGNGLRLRAIVVRQGGEQDIVKRASLLRRDSIHGQFQGTITVDEANSTIIANGNEIKVIYANDPSEVDYTAYGIKAAILVDNTGKWRDREGLSKHLRPGIDKVVLTAPGKGDVPNVVHGVNHETIKPDEQILSCASCTTNAIVPPLKAMADEYGVLRGHVETVHSFTNDQNLLDNYHKADRRGRSAPLNMVITETGAASAVAKALPDLDAPITGSSIRVPVPDVSIAILSLRLGRETTREEVLDYLRNVSLTSPLKRQIDFTSAPDAVSNDFIGSRHASIVDAGATKVDGDNAILYLWYDNEFGYSCQVIRVVQYVSGVEYPTYPAPAV